The Populus trichocarpa isolate Nisqually-1 chromosome 2, P.trichocarpa_v4.1, whole genome shotgun sequence genome has a window encoding:
- the LOC7466474 gene encoding uncharacterized protein LOC7466474 isoform X4: MPSSGSFLRQIRGRSTSWRWSTSNSKCSTVEGAYYCERSLKQMEGLYMYGNDNAGLATRKRVMVVVDHTSHSKHAMMWALTHLANKGDLLTLLHIIPPSHKGSSGRTSGSGTDSSSPYLASSLGSLCKASRPEVEVEALVIQGPKLATVMNQVKKLEVTVLVLGQRRPSTLFSCLCATSNIEDFAEQCINNAECWAIGVRKQTEGMSGYLITTKRQKDFWLLA, encoded by the exons atgccaAGTTCAGGTTCGTTCCTAAGGCAGATAAGGGGGAGGTCAACATCTTGGAGGTGGAGCACTAGCAACAGTAAGTGTAGCACTGTTGAAGGTGCCTATTACTGCGAGAGAAGTTTGAAGCAAATGGAAGGGCTTTACATGTATGGTAATGACAATGCTGGGCTGGCTACGAGGAAAAGAGTGATGGTAGTGGTGGATCACACTTCACATTCTAAGCATGCAATGATGTGGGCATTGACTCATTTGGCTAACAAGGGTGATTTGCTCACTTTGCTTCACATTATCCCTCCCAGCCACAAAGGCAGCAGTGGAAGGACATCCGGTTCTGGTACTGATTCTTCTTCTCCTTATCTTGCTAGTTCTCTTGGGTCACTTTGCAAGGCTAGCCGACCTGAG GTGGAAGTGGAGGCACTGGTAATTCAAGGACCCAAATTGGCCACTGTGATGAACCAGGTGAAGAAGCTAGAGGTGACTGTGCTAGTCCTGGGTCAGAGAAGGCCCTCCACACTTTTTAGCTG CCTCTGTGCGACAAGCAACATCGAAGATTTTGCTGAGCAGTGCATCAACAATGCAGAGTGCTGGGCTATTGGTGTAAGGAAGCAGACCGAAGGCATGAGCGGGTACCTCATCACCACTAAAAGGCAGAAGGACTTCTGGCTCCTGGCATAA
- the LOC7466474 gene encoding uncharacterized protein LOC7466474 isoform X3, with protein sequence MPSSGSFLRQIRGRSTSWRWSTSNSKCSTVEGAYYCERSLKQMEGLYMYGNDNAGLATRKRVMVVVDHTSHSKHAMMWALTHLANKGDLLTLLHIIPPSHKGSSGRTSGSGTDSSSPYLASSLGSLCKASRPEVEVEALVIQGPKLATVMNQVKKLEVTVLVLGQRRPSTLFSWSVQDSNLCLCATSNIEDFAEQCINNAECWAIGVRKQTEGMSGYLITTKRQKDFWLLA encoded by the exons atgccaAGTTCAGGTTCGTTCCTAAGGCAGATAAGGGGGAGGTCAACATCTTGGAGGTGGAGCACTAGCAACAGTAAGTGTAGCACTGTTGAAGGTGCCTATTACTGCGAGAGAAGTTTGAAGCAAATGGAAGGGCTTTACATGTATGGTAATGACAATGCTGGGCTGGCTACGAGGAAAAGAGTGATGGTAGTGGTGGATCACACTTCACATTCTAAGCATGCAATGATGTGGGCATTGACTCATTTGGCTAACAAGGGTGATTTGCTCACTTTGCTTCACATTATCCCTCCCAGCCACAAAGGCAGCAGTGGAAGGACATCCGGTTCTGGTACTGATTCTTCTTCTCCTTATCTTGCTAGTTCTCTTGGGTCACTTTGCAAGGCTAGCCGACCTGAG GTGGAAGTGGAGGCACTGGTAATTCAAGGACCCAAATTGGCCACTGTGATGAACCAGGTGAAGAAGCTAGAGGTGACTGTGCTAGTCCTGGGTCAGAGAAGGCCCTCCACACTTTTTAGCTGGTCGGTCCAAGACTCTAACCTTTG CCTCTGTGCGACAAGCAACATCGAAGATTTTGCTGAGCAGTGCATCAACAATGCAGAGTGCTGGGCTATTGGTGTAAGGAAGCAGACCGAAGGCATGAGCGGGTACCTCATCACCACTAAAAGGCAGAAGGACTTCTGGCTCCTGGCATAA
- the LOC7463159 gene encoding uncharacterized protein LOC7463159 isoform X2 translates to MEFANRLVAAATKAANNNTVINVCLVGSFLVLAARSANQQNNIEALKAEKDSLVKSNKAMKKTMWDWKQQLFSEAETDSDLVTVARLRAIYGEAPPPQTASAVC, encoded by the exons ATGGAGTTCGCGAACAGACTGGTAGCCGCAGCAACAAAAGCCGCAAACAACAACACAGTGATAAACGTGTGCCTTGTAGGATCCTTCCTGGTGCTAGCTGCGCGATCCGCGAACCAACAAAATAACATAGAAGCTTTAAAGGCCGAGAAGGACTCGCTAGTTAAATCGAACAAAGCCATGAAAAAGACCATGTGGGACTGGAAGCAACAGCTCTTCTCCGAAGCTGAGACCGACTCCGATTTGGTCACTGTTGCCAGACTCAGGGCCATCTACGGCGAGGCACCACCGCCACAAACTG CCAGTGCAGTGTGTTGA
- the LOC7466474 gene encoding uncharacterized protein LOC7466474 isoform X1: protein MPSSGSFLRQIRGRSTSWRWSTSNSKCSTVEGAYYCERSLKQMEGLYMYGNDNAGLATRKRVMVVVDHTSHSKHAMMWALTHLANKGDLLTLLHIIPPSHKGSSGRTSGSGTDSSSPYLASSLGSLCKASRPESCLIWGNYQVEVEALVIQGPKLATVMNQVKKLEVTVLVLGQRRPSTLFSWSVQDSNLCLCATSNIEDFAEQCINNAECWAIGVRKQTEGMSGYLITTKRQKDFWLLA, encoded by the exons atgccaAGTTCAGGTTCGTTCCTAAGGCAGATAAGGGGGAGGTCAACATCTTGGAGGTGGAGCACTAGCAACAGTAAGTGTAGCACTGTTGAAGGTGCCTATTACTGCGAGAGAAGTTTGAAGCAAATGGAAGGGCTTTACATGTATGGTAATGACAATGCTGGGCTGGCTACGAGGAAAAGAGTGATGGTAGTGGTGGATCACACTTCACATTCTAAGCATGCAATGATGTGGGCATTGACTCATTTGGCTAACAAGGGTGATTTGCTCACTTTGCTTCACATTATCCCTCCCAGCCACAAAGGCAGCAGTGGAAGGACATCCGGTTCTGGTACTGATTCTTCTTCTCCTTATCTTGCTAGTTCTCTTGGGTCACTTTGCAAGGCTAGCCGACCTGAG AGCTGTTTGATCTGGGGTAATTATCAGGTGGAAGTGGAGGCACTGGTAATTCAAGGACCCAAATTGGCCACTGTGATGAACCAGGTGAAGAAGCTAGAGGTGACTGTGCTAGTCCTGGGTCAGAGAAGGCCCTCCACACTTTTTAGCTGGTCGGTCCAAGACTCTAACCTTTG CCTCTGTGCGACAAGCAACATCGAAGATTTTGCTGAGCAGTGCATCAACAATGCAGAGTGCTGGGCTATTGGTGTAAGGAAGCAGACCGAAGGCATGAGCGGGTACCTCATCACCACTAAAAGGCAGAAGGACTTCTGGCTCCTGGCATAA
- the LOC7466473 gene encoding UDP-galactose transporter 1 codes for MEESVIFQWSVFRSVLAILQWWGFNVTVIIMNKWIFQKLDFKFPLTVSCIHFICSSIGAYVVIKVLKIKPLIMVEPEDRWRRIFPMSFVFCINIVLGNVSLRFIPVSFMQTIKSFTPATTVVLQWLVWRKHFDWRIWASLIPIVGGILLTSVTELSFNMFGFCAALFGCLATSTKTILAESLLHGYKFDSINTVYYMAPFATMILGLPAMLVEGNGVINWFHTHESVWPAVIIIFSSGVMAFCLNFSIFYVIHSTTAVTFNVAGNLKVAVAVLVSWLIFHNPISAMNAVGCAITLVGCTFYGYVRHMLSQQSPPPGTPRTPRTPRNRMELLPLVNDKLDDKV; via the exons ATGGAGGAGAGTGTGATTTTTCAGTGGAGTGTGTTTAGATCTGTGCTTGCTATTCTTCAATGGTGGGGTTTTAATGTCACTGTTATTATCATGAACAAATGGATCTTCCAG AAATTGGATTTCAAGTTCCCGTTAACAGTATCTTGCATTCACTTCATATGCTCATCCATTGGAGCATATGTGGTAATCAAGGTGCtgaagatcaaaccattgaTCATGGTCGAACCTGAAGATCGCTGGAGAAGGATATTTCCCATGTCGTTTGTGTTTTGCATCAACATAGTGCTGGGGAATGTGAGCTTACGTTTCATTCCAGTTTCATTTATGCAAACAATAAAGTCATTTACTCCTGCAACCACAG TTGTTTTGCAGTGGCTAGTTTGGAGAAAACATTTTGATTGGCGAATTTGGGCTTCTTTGATACCGATTGTTGGAGGAATACTCCTAACATCCGTTACTGAGCTtagttttaatatgtttggaTTTTGTGCTGCCTTATTTGGATGTTTGGCTACTTCAACAAAGACTATTCTTGCAGAATCTCTGCTGCATGGATATAAATTTGACAG CATAAACACTGTGTACTACATGGCACCTTTTGCAACCATGATCTTGGGATTACCAGCAATGTTGGTTGAAGGTAACGGGGTTATAAATTGGTTTCACACCCACGAGTCCGTCTGGCCTGCCGTCATCATCATTTTCAGCTCTGGAGTGATGGCCTTTTGTCTCAACTTTTCCATCTTTTACGTAATTCATTCCACAACTGCAGTAACATTTAATGTGGCTGGAAATCTTAAG GTAGCAGTTGCTGTCTTAGTTTCTTGGCTGATATTCCACAACCCAATCTCTGCTATGAATGCTGTTGGATGTGCCATTACGCTTGTGGGATGTACGTTCTATGGGTATGTGAGGCACATGCTTTCCCAACAGTCCCCACCACCAGGAACTCCGCGAACACCCAGGACTCCAAGGAATAGGATGGAATTACTTCCCCTTGTAAATGATAAACTAGATGATAAGGTCTAA
- the LOC7466474 gene encoding uncharacterized protein LOC7466474 isoform X2, whose translation MPSSGSFLRQIRGRSTSWRWSTSNSKCSTVEGAYYCERSLKQMEGLYMYGNDNAGLATRKRVMVVVDHTSHSKHAMMWALTHLANKGDLLTLLHIIPPSHKGSSGRTSGSGTDSSSPYLASSLGSLCKASRPESCLIWGNYQVEVEALVIQGPKLATVMNQVKKLEVTVLVLGQRRPSTLFSCLCATSNIEDFAEQCINNAECWAIGVRKQTEGMSGYLITTKRQKDFWLLA comes from the exons atgccaAGTTCAGGTTCGTTCCTAAGGCAGATAAGGGGGAGGTCAACATCTTGGAGGTGGAGCACTAGCAACAGTAAGTGTAGCACTGTTGAAGGTGCCTATTACTGCGAGAGAAGTTTGAAGCAAATGGAAGGGCTTTACATGTATGGTAATGACAATGCTGGGCTGGCTACGAGGAAAAGAGTGATGGTAGTGGTGGATCACACTTCACATTCTAAGCATGCAATGATGTGGGCATTGACTCATTTGGCTAACAAGGGTGATTTGCTCACTTTGCTTCACATTATCCCTCCCAGCCACAAAGGCAGCAGTGGAAGGACATCCGGTTCTGGTACTGATTCTTCTTCTCCTTATCTTGCTAGTTCTCTTGGGTCACTTTGCAAGGCTAGCCGACCTGAG AGCTGTTTGATCTGGGGTAATTATCAGGTGGAAGTGGAGGCACTGGTAATTCAAGGACCCAAATTGGCCACTGTGATGAACCAGGTGAAGAAGCTAGAGGTGACTGTGCTAGTCCTGGGTCAGAGAAGGCCCTCCACACTTTTTAGCTG CCTCTGTGCGACAAGCAACATCGAAGATTTTGCTGAGCAGTGCATCAACAATGCAGAGTGCTGGGCTATTGGTGTAAGGAAGCAGACCGAAGGCATGAGCGGGTACCTCATCACCACTAAAAGGCAGAAGGACTTCTGGCTCCTGGCATAA
- the LOC7463159 gene encoding uncharacterized protein LOC7463159 isoform X1, with amino-acid sequence MEFANRLVAAATKAANNNTVINVCLVGSFLVLAARSANQQNNIEALKAEKDSLVKSNKAMKKTMWDWKQQLFSEAETDSDLVTVARLRAIYGEAPPPQTGDAVKEEAKSSASKLVI; translated from the exons ATGGAGTTCGCGAACAGACTGGTAGCCGCAGCAACAAAAGCCGCAAACAACAACACAGTGATAAACGTGTGCCTTGTAGGATCCTTCCTGGTGCTAGCTGCGCGATCCGCGAACCAACAAAATAACATAGAAGCTTTAAAGGCCGAGAAGGACTCGCTAGTTAAATCGAACAAAGCCATGAAAAAGACCATGTGGGACTGGAAGCAACAGCTCTTCTCCGAAGCTGAGACCGACTCCGATTTGGTCACTGTTGCCAGACTCAGGGCCATCTACGGCGAGGCACCACCGCCACAAACTG GAGATGCTGTGAAGGAAGAAGCAAAATCATCTGCATCTAAACTTGTAATCTAA